The Streptococcus sp. VT 162 genome has a window encoding:
- a CDS encoding histidine kinase — translation MAIRTRNFKSLVWTTSLKIVFFHVLIFVLIGYEFTQGSDHVLFTLFFWAGSLLLITFYHILKLLRKIDREIKMLKSEKLLEENQSQFFRIEEMLEVYSDLRSSHQENARLLEREQQHNQELILQLSATSHDLKTPLTVIKGNAELLELAQLGHPQADYAAEILQVSHKMEEYCGSLIDYAKTFQIDSNQFIQLSLGDFLAYLQDDWALFSKQESHRFYLQEDCDLSLRLSIHLDYLKRALLNILLNALEHADQNQKEVKLTVSVQQDQLVFAIWNNGPAFSEEMLLGAERLFYQSDQSRNSANPHHGIGLAFSKQVALLHGGRLTLLNLYQGGASVELTISLK, via the coding sequence ATGGCAATTAGAACCCGAAATTTCAAAAGCCTAGTCTGGACAACCAGTTTAAAAATCGTATTTTTTCATGTTTTGATTTTTGTGCTTATAGGCTATGAATTTACGCAAGGAAGTGATCACGTTCTTTTCACCTTGTTCTTTTGGGCGGGGAGCTTGCTGCTGATTACTTTTTATCATATTTTGAAATTGCTCCGAAAAATCGACAGGGAAATAAAAATGCTAAAGAGCGAGAAGCTTTTAGAAGAAAATCAAAGTCAGTTTTTTCGGATTGAGGAAATGCTAGAAGTTTATAGCGATTTACGGAGCAGCCACCAAGAAAATGCTCGTCTTCTAGAAAGAGAGCAGCAGCATAATCAGGAGTTGATTTTACAGCTATCAGCGACATCGCACGATTTGAAGACGCCCCTAACTGTGATTAAGGGGAATGCTGAGCTCTTGGAATTGGCACAGTTAGGCCATCCACAGGCAGACTATGCTGCTGAGATTTTGCAGGTTAGTCACAAGATGGAAGAGTATTGTGGCTCTTTGATTGATTACGCTAAGACTTTTCAGATTGATTCTAATCAGTTCATTCAGCTTTCCTTAGGGGACTTTTTGGCTTATCTACAGGATGATTGGGCACTGTTCAGCAAACAGGAAAGCCATCGTTTCTACCTCCAAGAAGATTGTGATCTTAGCTTGAGATTGTCCATTCATTTGGACTATCTCAAGCGAGCTTTGCTCAATATTTTACTGAATGCGCTTGAACATGCAGACCAGAATCAAAAGGAAGTCAAGCTAACGGTATCAGTGCAGCAGGACCAGTTGGTTTTTGCTATCTGGAACAATGGACCTGCATTTTCAGAGGAGATGCTGCTAGGAGCGGAACGGCTCTTTTATCAGAGTGACCAAAGCCGCAATTCAGCTAATCCCCATCATGGTATCGGCTTAGCCTTTTCTAAGCAGGTAGCTCTCTTGCATGGTGGTCGTCTGACCCTGCTCAATCTATACCAAGGAGGAGCCTCTGTCGAGTTGACAATTTCATTGAAATAA
- a CDS encoding chemotaxis protein CheY — MEIMRQYRILVVDDDRSILKLVKNVLELDAYDVTTLDRIEELELTHFVGYDLILLDVMMEPVNGFELCSYIRPHLSCPIIFLTAKELEADKVEGLFRGADDYIVKPFGTKELLARVRAHLRREERREERYSEIASCQFYPERYEVAYFGKVLKFSEREFKLLHLLASNPKQTFSAERLHTLLYPESSETQLRSISEYVYQIRQKCKQEGLQAIATVRGVGYRWQLEPEISKA, encoded by the coding sequence ATGGAAATCATGAGACAGTATCGTATTTTGGTGGTTGATGACGATCGGAGCATTTTGAAGCTGGTGAAAAATGTCCTAGAGCTCGATGCTTATGATGTGACGACGCTTGATCGAATAGAAGAGCTAGAGCTGACGCATTTTGTCGGATATGACTTGATTTTGCTAGATGTGATGATGGAGCCTGTTAATGGTTTTGAGCTGTGTTCCTACATTCGTCCTCATCTTTCGTGTCCAATTATCTTTCTGACAGCTAAGGAGTTAGAGGCGGACAAGGTGGAAGGGCTCTTTCGCGGAGCAGATGACTATATTGTCAAGCCTTTTGGGACCAAAGAATTGCTGGCGCGTGTCAGAGCTCATCTTCGGCGGGAGGAAAGACGGGAGGAGCGATATTCTGAAATTGCTTCTTGTCAATTTTATCCAGAGCGCTATGAAGTTGCCTATTTTGGTAAAGTCTTGAAATTTTCAGAGCGAGAGTTTAAGTTGCTGCATTTACTAGCTAGCAATCCCAAGCAGACCTTTTCAGCTGAACGCCTGCATACTTTACTTTACCCAGAAAGCTCAGAAACACAGCTTCGCTCCATCTCAGAATACGTATATCAGATTCGCCAAAAATGCAAACAAGAAGGGCTGCAAGCAATCGCAACAGTGAGAGGAGTAGGCTATAGATGGCAATTAGAACCCGAAATTTCAAAAGCCTAG
- a CDS encoding lantibiotic ABC transporter permease: MIKALLKSEWIKFRSYYLVLGAAFVALVVVPFFLMNLDYSQTAVGQTKALSEALHALYLAQPVIVIFTSLYFAQEFVKSGMRTNFLTVSNRKAWLAGKFLFLAVLLLVLYSVMIGSCFFVMLARFDLDFSWPLLGKFLYYSSFGLLSNLFLALLAAGLALLFQSWVVPVSVLFPLLIGLSRLLATFIKEAKYLPDLATLNLFEYEGLQNSIDLSGLGIQLFWLALIWSSAIFLTLKRDVR; encoded by the coding sequence ATGATAAAAGCTCTGCTTAAAAGTGAATGGATTAAGTTTCGTTCTTACTATCTCGTTCTTGGTGCCGCATTTGTGGCTCTGGTAGTCGTTCCTTTTTTTCTGATGAATCTTGACTACAGTCAGACAGCAGTTGGCCAGACAAAGGCTCTGAGTGAAGCTTTGCATGCTCTCTATCTGGCGCAGCCTGTCATCGTCATCTTTACTTCCCTCTATTTTGCCCAGGAGTTTGTCAAGTCTGGGATGCGAACGAATTTTCTAACCGTATCAAATAGAAAGGCTTGGTTGGCTGGGAAATTCCTTTTTCTGGCCGTTCTGCTCTTGGTTCTCTACAGTGTCATGATAGGCAGCTGTTTCTTTGTTATGCTGGCTCGATTTGACCTAGACTTTAGCTGGCCCTTACTGGGGAAATTCCTCTATTACAGCTCTTTTGGTCTTCTCAGCAATCTTTTTCTGGCTCTTTTAGCTGCTGGCCTCGCTTTGCTCTTTCAATCTTGGGTTGTGCCGGTGTCGGTGCTATTTCCTCTCTTGATTGGTCTTAGCCGTTTATTGGCAACTTTTATCAAAGAAGCAAAGTACCTGCCCGATCTGGCTACGCTAAATCTTTTTGAGTATGAAGGGCTTCAGAATTCGATAGATCTATCAGGGTTGGGAATACAGCTGTTCTGGCTAGCTTTGATTTGGAGCTCTGCTATATTCTTGACCTTGAAACGAGATGTTCGCTAG
- a CDS encoding lantibiotic ABC transporter permease, protein MKETMSLLHSEWLKIQSTKAFRVSVVFMVLLVPVVSWLEGRQYLSVGLGATPETVPGLAEAIDPLEYLGLNCASMGGMVLVILAGILGATEFQSHSLRTSLLACNNRLKLLMGKILTFGLFSLIISLLSIYLSYIVMHLALGKEGLHPILLNQAAWSHLLWKALATALLGLLSFLLGLLGRTMLLPLLFLVPQLYNLGNYLAAHTSWGAYLPQPAVELFAATPTSQYANNPLQGLLILSVWLLVIGVMASLRFLKTDLGGRY, encoded by the coding sequence ATGAAAGAGACGATGTCCTTATTGCATTCAGAGTGGTTGAAAATCCAATCAACCAAGGCTTTCAGGGTAAGTGTGGTCTTTATGGTGTTATTGGTACCTGTTGTGTCATGGCTAGAGGGACGTCAGTATTTATCTGTCGGATTGGGTGCCACACCTGAGACGGTTCCCGGTCTGGCAGAAGCTATTGATCCGCTTGAATATCTAGGTCTTAATTGCGCTTCTATGGGTGGTATGGTTTTAGTCATCTTAGCTGGAATTTTGGGAGCAACAGAATTTCAGTCTCATAGCTTGCGAACCAGTCTATTGGCTTGTAATAACCGCTTGAAGCTACTTATGGGGAAAATATTGACCTTTGGTTTGTTTTCACTCATCATTAGCTTGTTATCCATTTATTTGAGCTATATTGTCATGCACTTGGCTTTAGGAAAAGAAGGGCTACATCCAATTTTACTTAATCAAGCTGCCTGGAGTCATCTTTTATGGAAGGCACTAGCTACTGCATTGCTAGGTCTCTTGTCCTTTTTATTGGGATTGCTTGGGCGGACGATGTTGCTTCCCTTACTCTTTCTTGTGCCCCAGCTCTATAATCTGGGAAACTACCTGGCAGCTCATACGAGTTGGGGGGCATATTTGCCACAGCCAGCAGTAGAGTTGTTTGCTGCAACGCCAACTTCCCAATATGCCAACAATCCCTTGCAAGGACTCTTGATACTAAGCGTATGGTTGCTAGTCATCGGCGTCATGGCCTCTCTGCGCTTTTTGAAGACGGATTTAGGAGGACGCTACTGA
- a CDS encoding ABC transporter, translated as MEHIVKIDRVSKKYGDKQILKDISFTARSGRITAFLGHNGAGKSSTLRILLGLDRATAGTATFDGQTYQSMIYPLKTVGAAFDGIGGLPNRKVYDHLHIIAASNAIPKFRIDEVLDMTGIAHKKKDFLSSLSLGEGQRLGLAVALLGDPQFLILDEPTNGLDPSGIKWFRRFIRQQADFGKTVLLSSHILSEVQMVTDDVVLIHHGQIIEQGTLEDVLQGTDSLEELFFDLTEEV; from the coding sequence ATGGAACATATTGTAAAAATTGATCGTGTTTCTAAAAAATATGGAGACAAGCAAATTTTAAAGGATATTTCTTTTACAGCTAGGAGTGGTCGCATTACGGCTTTCCTAGGACATAATGGTGCAGGAAAAAGCTCGACCTTGAGGATTCTCTTGGGCTTAGATCGGGCGACAGCAGGAACTGCGACTTTTGATGGACAAACCTATCAGTCAATGATTTATCCTCTCAAAACAGTAGGTGCAGCTTTTGACGGTATTGGAGGTCTGCCAAATAGAAAGGTTTACGACCATCTGCATATTATTGCTGCAAGTAATGCTATTCCGAAGTTTCGGATTGATGAGGTATTGGATATGACTGGGATCGCTCATAAGAAAAAGGATTTCTTATCAAGCCTGTCTCTAGGAGAGGGGCAGCGCCTGGGGTTGGCAGTAGCTTTACTAGGTGATCCCCAGTTTTTAATATTAGATGAGCCGACCAATGGACTGGATCCAAGTGGGATTAAGTGGTTTAGAAGGTTCATTCGCCAGCAGGCTGATTTTGGGAAAACCGTCCTTCTATCCTCTCATATCCTATCTGAGGTACAAATGGTAACAGATGATGTAGTCTTGATTCATCATGGGCAAATTATCGAACAGGGAACGCTAGAAGATGTATTACAAGGAACAGATAGTTTAGAAGAGCTCTTCTTCGACTTAACAGAGGAGGTTTAA
- a CDS encoding S-ribosylhomocysteinase: MSKEVIVESFELDHTIVKAPYVRLIGEETGPKGDVISNFDIRLVQPNEDSIPTAGLHTIEHLLAKLIRTRIDGMIDCSPFGCRTGFHMIMWGRHTSAEIAAVIKDSLKEIAETTTWEDVPGTTIESCGNYKDHSLFSAKEWAKLILEQGISDDAFERHVI, from the coding sequence ATGTCAAAAGAAGTTATTGTTGAAAGTTTTGAACTTGACCACACCATTGTTAAAGCACCTTATGTTCGCTTGATTGGGGAAGAAACAGGGCCAAAAGGAGATGTCATCTCCAACTTTGATATTCGCTTGGTACAGCCAAATGAAGACTCTATCCCTACTGCTGGGCTTCACACTATTGAGCACCTCTTAGCCAAGCTCATCCGTACCCGCATTGACGGTATGATTGACTGTTCGCCATTTGGTTGTCGTACAGGCTTCCACATGATTATGTGGGGACGCCATACCAGTGCTGAAATTGCAGCCGTTATCAAGGATTCGCTCAAGGAAATTGCTGAAACCACTACTTGGGAAGATGTCCCTGGAACAACCATCGAATCTTGCGGAAACTACAAGGACCACAGCCTCTTTTCTGCTAAAGAATGGGCAAAACTCATCCTGGAACAAGGAATTTCAGATGATGCCTTTGAGCGCCATGTCATCTAA